The Mytilus edulis unplaced genomic scaffold, xbMytEdul2.2 SCAFFOLD_2152, whole genome shotgun sequence nucleotide sequence CactttaagaaaacaaataaaaaatcatttgcttTTGTTGATTTTAGTTTACCTGGTACTGACTAATCTTTTTGTCACTGTCCGTTGTTATAAATTAATTGATTATCATGTTAAGTCATTTAAACTCTATTGTTACAGGAAGGTGCTAAATAGTTTTCTGGACAATACTTATTTATTTGTCTTCTAAAATTGTTAGTggtcaattgatttttattgacATATCTAACCTTTAATGTTGCAGACAGGCTATGTCCTTTAAACTATAGTACTATTGTGAAAGGTCCTGGACATTGACCTTACATATGTTTGAGACACGTATGTGAGGTCTAACCAATAAACGTAACTAACCCAAACATCATTTCAATGTGTCATAGTCACTGCAATGATTTCAATTGAAAAGAAAGCGCGGACACTGTATAATTTGAGGCGGTTCTGTACTATATTTCACATAATTCATTTTGGGTCTTTAGAGAGCCCATTGTCGTGTCTTCTAGAGAGCACATTGTCGAGTCTTCTAGAGAGCACATTGACGTGTCTTCTAGAGAGCCCATTGTCGTGTCTTCTAGAGAGCCCATTATCGTGTCTTCTAGAGAGCACATTGTCGTGTCTTCTAGAGAGCACATTGTCGTGTCTTCTAGAGAGCCCATTGTCGTGTCTTCTGGAGAACACATTGTCGTGTCTTCTAGAGAGCCCATTGTTGTGTCTTCCAGAGAACACATTGTCGTGTCTTCTAGAGAGCCTATTGTCGTGTCTTCTAGAGAGCCCATTGTCGTGTCTTCTAGACAGCCCATTGTCGTGTCTTCTAGAGAGCACATTGTCGTGTCTTCTAGAGAGCCCATTGTCGTGTCTTCTAGAGAGCCCATTGTCGTGTCTTCTAGAGAGCACATTGTCGTGTCTTCTAGAGAGCACATTGGCGTCAGCATTGTATAAGTTTGTGaataggtcagtttatggggaaccactggTGTTAACTAGTCCATGAAATTTGTTGTGCAGTTGTAATAACATTGGCtcatctcatttccatggttaTTGTTTAGCCTTTTATCTTCAGGCATGGTTTATTGATATAGTTTGCATAACTTGCATGTTAAAgatttgctattttaatttcaacatttgcatttcaCTATCATAATATCAGTAAAGAGACGAGACATCTCTGTGTGAAGAAGGCTTGAGGgtataaaatttcagaaaaaaaaaataaacatttatttttcattacaagttGTATTTATTACCTtcagtagttgttactttatcacatggtacaaaaatgattaaaaaaatcgTGTTGGTCCAagattacttttaaaatgtagatatcattgaaaaagctccaaattatctccctttagtgcaaaaatgccattttttggcattaaaatcgtaatatcttttttaactcatctgtgacctatattttttataataaatttcaaataagctgtacttaaactaaactattgtaaaagttgatcgatttctgtaattaatttctttttaaatttcgatattacctctatttctcctattagttcaacagaaaaaaaagtacctttacaaaaatgtatgcttctttcgaaggcaaattgtgagcgtaaatgaacggtgaccccattttttaattttatttttagctcacctggcccgaagtaatcttttacaaaaatcttctcctctgaaactactgggccaaatgaatccaaatttggccacaatcatctttggggtatctagtttaaaaatgtggtGACCcgggccatccaaccaagatggccaccacagctaatttctaaaaatagaatgttgggggtaaaatgcagttttggctaattactcaaaaaacaaagcattaagagcaaatctgactgagtTAAATtgttatcaggtcaagatctatctgctctgaaattttcagatggatagGACaatccgttgttaggttgctgcccgtgaattggtaattttaaggaattttgccgttttttattattatcttgaatattattatagatagagataaactgtaaacagcaataatgtacagcaaagtaagacctaaaaataagtcaacatgaccaaaatggtcaattgacccgtttaggagttattgccctttatagtcaattttttagcaattttcataaaatttgtaaatttttgtaacattttccactgaaactactgggccaagttcattatagataattgtaagaagcaagaatgttcagtaaagtaagatgtacaaacacatcaccatcaccaaaacacaattttgtcatgaatccatctgcttcctttgttactgaatattcacatagaccaaggtgagcgactcGGGCTCTTGAGCCTCTAGTTCTATTttgtataagataaagttcatttataaaaaaaaatatagcgaaatcctataacaagttaaaaaaaaaaaatgatttagacccgcgagccctcTTAAGTTTATTTTAAATACGTTTTAATGTTGTTTCTGGCATATAGAATGAATCACAATAAACCCGGCCAGTTCAAGGGACGTTACAAGAAAATTTctcatttattttgaaatgccTTATTATAAGTACAAGACTCCAATTTATTTTTCGGGTTAAACGTCATCAATGTCACAATTCCAGCTCATCCATTCATATTCTAGATATCAACATT carries:
- the LOC139507980 gene encoding A-kinase anchor protein 5-like, encoding MGSLEDTTMGSLEDTTMCSLEDTTMGCLEDTTMGSLEDTTIGSLEDTTMCSLEDTTMGSLEDTTMCSPEDTTMGSLEDTTMCSLEDTTMCSLEDTIMGSLEDTTMGSLEDTSMCSLEDSTMCSLEDTTMGSLKTQNELCEI